A single region of the Novipirellula aureliae genome encodes:
- a CDS encoding PEP-CTERM sorting domain-containing protein (PEP-CTERM proteins occur, often in large numbers, in the proteomes of bacteria that also encode an exosortase, a predicted intramembrane cysteine proteinase. The presence of a PEP-CTERM domain at a protein's C-terminus predicts cleavage within the sorting domain, followed by covalent anchoring to some some component of the (usually Gram-negative) cell surface. Many PEP-CTERM proteins exhibit an unusual sequence composition that includes large numbers of potential glycosylation sites. Expression of one such protein has been shown restore the ability of a bacterium to form floc, a type of biofilm.), protein MRLLVLLALYPTFAAIYPQSATAAPIVVGTVIDSFDDPTPQINSLDYLTASPTRTTYSARTDPSILGLEREMFFEVTQNPGLQASVNVLPILGGVLNVNNGAGVKSTSRVLWDGIGTSSLNTDLTNGGVDNLLAASLISVDQTAELTFRLVDTSSRTATLTRSNLSSGTELFEFADFTQTSGFDFRSIRSVELAVTGPEGVDLNLDFYGTAHVVPEPTALSGLLSLFVWGVAAKRRKRR, encoded by the coding sequence ATGCGTCTCCTTGTATTGCTCGCTCTGTATCCAACGTTCGCCGCGATTTACCCCCAATCCGCGACGGCTGCGCCGATTGTCGTCGGTACCGTCATCGATAGCTTCGATGATCCGACTCCCCAAATCAACAGTCTCGATTATTTGACGGCCTCGCCGACCCGAACGACCTATTCGGCGCGTACCGATCCGAGTATTCTTGGCTTGGAACGCGAGATGTTTTTTGAGGTTACTCAGAACCCAGGATTGCAAGCGAGTGTGAACGTCCTGCCTATCTTGGGTGGTGTTCTCAACGTCAATAATGGTGCCGGCGTGAAAAGCACCAGCCGTGTGCTGTGGGATGGCATCGGAACGTCATCTCTCAATACAGACTTGACCAATGGTGGTGTCGACAACTTGTTGGCGGCTAGCTTGATCAGTGTCGATCAAACCGCCGAGTTGACCTTTCGCCTAGTCGATACATCTAGCCGAACAGCAACACTGACACGATCGAATTTGTCGTCTGGAACCGAGCTGTTCGAATTCGCCGATTTCACACAGACAAGCGGCTTCGACTTCCGTTCCATCCGCTCGGTGGAACTCGCAGTTACCGGTCCCGAAGGCGTCGACTTGAATCTGGACTTTTACGGAACCGCACATGTCGTCCCCGAACCAACTGCCCTCAGTGGTTTGCTGAGCCTCTTTGTGTGGGGCGTCGCCGCTAAAC